In Archangium violaceum, the following are encoded in one genomic region:
- a CDS encoding CHAT domain-containing tetratricopeptide repeat protein translates to MRQLLMWVTVALFCTAGAAAGSERPEARLREAQAALDEAEELSKARKYAEAIARAEHALALRETVLGSTNPRVAEVLDALGRFHTAQGLYSRAEPLFQRALSIQEKAFGKSHRLVAAELERLGNIYRAQGAYDRAVPIYERLLAIEEARRDQDPTALIDTLTLLGSSYWHQELDAKAQPFYERALSIGEAALGKDDPNISGLLSNLARVYQDQGLYTRAEALYLRSVAVVEAAGGKNHPGLTPLLNNLANLYSAQKLYAQAEPLYLRSLALGEATLGKEHPHVLQALDNLAGIYKKQRLYTRAEPLYLRSLAAREANQDQDPQAVVDSLEKLADLYILQALSAQAEPFLQRALALREELSGREHPSVAYWLTRLADVYFRQGMYTRAEPLYERALALLEGTPSQGAHLVSALSGLANIYMSQGLFSKARALLERALSIAESNLGQSHPSLIPPLIGLAACTFREGKLVEARARYQRALAITEAAFGKTDPLVVGPLINLASFEMSLGDYARAEPLLQRALAVGEETLGEKHPDVARVLIELASLYQDQGFWERADSLLDRALPIWEATLGENHPYSDLLLDALAWRFLREDRPDEALPVLQRELALSERRLREEALGFAETRLDSFLDHLPSGEENIYVLLALRPDDARVRRLALSAVLLRKGRSVAELADTSRTLHRSLSTEDRDTFERLRGLRTQIAMLSLPGPGSPTPANHLKNLEDQANALEAELARRSAPLRALTTLPGPDEIVDRVTQGLPSDGALVEFIRDEQFKILPPRPGTRDPRAYGKSHYVAIVLFPDGQTRTVDLGNTAPIDRAAVDLRNALARRDAEVQVPAQALYQLAFQPLLPLLGKTRRLFLSPEGQLSLVPFAALHDGHQFLVDSFDFTYLTSGRELLPRAQGVAPSTSVVVLADPDFRAPLQAPPAAPADTTEQTERSGLVARFFATHRADLTEGAWVPLPGTRREAEAIQRLIPQAQLFLGAAATKERLLHLPTPGVLHLATHGFFLEDDTAVSKGSRAVGHFGALGESTSSRLPPHALLRSGLVLAGARAPAQGAARPRLDSALVTASEMAGLDLWGTQLVVLSACDTGRGEVRKGQGVYGLRRALIAAGAETVVMSLWQVSDGTTSQLMETYYRNLLEGQGRATALREAMRALRSRHPHPHFWAPFIVLGRDTPLSGLALPPQPSPKP, encoded by the coding sequence ATGCGACAGCTTCTGATGTGGGTGACGGTCGCCCTCTTCTGTACAGCGGGAGCGGCGGCTGGAAGTGAACGGCCAGAGGCTCGACTGCGGGAAGCGCAGGCCGCCTTGGATGAAGCGGAGGAGCTCTCCAAGGCACGCAAGTACGCCGAGGCCATCGCACGGGCCGAACATGCGCTGGCACTCCGGGAGACGGTACTCGGGAGCACGAATCCACGAGTCGCCGAGGTGCTCGATGCCCTCGGTCGCTTCCACACGGCCCAGGGGTTGTACTCCCGAGCCGAGCCCCTCTTCCAACGCGCTCTCTCCATTCAGGAGAAGGCGTTCGGCAAGAGCCATCGCCTCGTCGCCGCGGAGCTCGAGAGGCTCGGCAACATCTATAGGGCTCAGGGGGCCTACGACAGGGCCGTGCCCATTTATGAGCGGCTGCTCGCCATCGAGGAAGCGCGCCGCGACCAGGACCCTACCGCCCTCATCGATACGCTCACCCTGTTGGGAAGTTCCTACTGGCACCAGGAGCTGGACGCGAAGGCCCAGCCGTTCTACGAGCGCGCGCTCTCCATCGGCGAGGCCGCCTTGGGCAAGGACGACCCGAACATCTCGGGCCTGCTCAGCAACCTCGCCCGCGTCTACCAGGACCAGGGGTTGTACACCCGGGCCGAGGCTCTCTACCTGCGCTCGGTGGCCGTGGTGGAAGCAGCGGGGGGCAAGAACCACCCCGGGCTCACCCCGCTGCTCAACAATCTCGCCAACCTCTACTCGGCCCAGAAGTTGTACGCCCAGGCCGAGCCCCTCTACCTGCGCTCGCTCGCCCTGGGGGAAGCGACCCTCGGGAAGGAGCATCCCCACGTCCTCCAAGCGCTTGACAATCTCGCCGGCATCTACAAGAAACAGAGGTTGTATACGCGGGCCGAACCCCTCTACCTGCGCTCTCTCGCGGCCCGGGAAGCCAACCAGGACCAGGATCCTCAGGCTGTCGTCGATTCGCTCGAGAAGCTCGCGGATCTCTACATCCTCCAGGCGTTGTCCGCCCAGGCCGAGCCCTTTCTCCAGCGCGCGCTCGCCCTCAGGGAAGAGCTGTCCGGCAGGGAGCATCCCAGCGTCGCGTATTGGCTCACGAGGCTCGCTGACGTCTACTTCCGGCAGGGGATGTACACTCGGGCCGAGCCGCTCTACGAGCGCGCGCTCGCCCTTCTGGAAGGGACCCCCAGCCAGGGCGCTCACCTCGTCAGTGCGCTCAGCGGCCTCGCCAACATCTACATGTCCCAGGGGCTGTTCTCGAAGGCCCGGGCGCTCCTCGAGCGCGCGCTGTCCATCGCGGAATCGAACCTCGGCCAGAGCCATCCAAGTCTCATCCCCCCGCTCATCGGTCTCGCCGCCTGCACCTTCAGGGAAGGGAAGCTCGTGGAGGCCCGGGCGCGCTATCAGCGCGCACTGGCGATCACGGAAGCGGCCTTTGGCAAGACCGATCCGCTCGTCGTCGGCCCTCTCATCAACCTCGCCAGTTTCGAGATGAGTCTGGGGGATTACGCACGGGCCGAGCCGCTCCTCCAGCGCGCACTCGCCGTCGGGGAAGAGACCCTTGGCGAGAAACACCCCGATGTCGCTCGAGTGCTGATCGAGCTCGCTTCTCTCTACCAGGACCAGGGGTTCTGGGAGCGGGCCGATTCCCTTCTCGATCGAGCGCTCCCGATCTGGGAGGCAACCCTCGGCGAGAACCATCCCTACTCGGACCTCCTGCTCGATGCGCTTGCCTGGCGCTTCCTGCGCGAGGATCGCCCGGACGAGGCGCTTCCCGTCCTCCAGCGCGAGCTCGCCCTCTCCGAGCGGCGACTGCGCGAGGAGGCGCTCGGATTCGCCGAGACCCGCCTGGACAGCTTCCTCGACCACCTGCCGTCCGGCGAGGAAAACATCTACGTGCTCCTCGCCCTCCGGCCAGACGATGCCCGCGTGCGACGCCTGGCCTTGTCCGCCGTGCTCCTGCGCAAGGGCCGCTCCGTCGCCGAGCTCGCCGACACCTCTCGCACCCTCCACCGGAGCCTGAGCACCGAGGATCGCGACACCTTCGAGCGGCTGCGAGGCCTGCGCACCCAGATCGCCATGCTGTCGCTGCCGGGGCCCGGTTCGCCCACCCCCGCCAACCACTTGAAGAATCTCGAGGACCAGGCCAACGCCCTCGAAGCGGAGCTGGCCCGGCGCTCCGCGCCTCTGCGCGCGCTGACCACGCTGCCAGGTCCCGACGAGATCGTCGACCGCGTCACCCAGGGCCTCCCCAGCGACGGCGCCCTCGTCGAGTTCATCCGGGACGAACAATTCAAGATCCTGCCCCCCCGGCCCGGCACGCGAGATCCGCGGGCCTATGGAAAGAGCCACTACGTGGCCATCGTGCTCTTCCCCGATGGACAGACCCGCACGGTCGACCTGGGCAACACCGCGCCCATCGACCGTGCCGCCGTGGACCTGCGTAACGCCCTGGCCCGGCGCGATGCGGAGGTCCAGGTCCCCGCCCAGGCGCTCTACCAGCTCGCCTTCCAGCCCCTGCTGCCGCTGCTCGGAAAGACTCGCCGCCTCTTCCTCTCGCCCGAGGGTCAGCTCAGCCTGGTGCCCTTCGCCGCGCTTCATGACGGGCACCAGTTCCTGGTCGACTCCTTCGACTTCACCTACCTCACCTCGGGCAGGGAACTGCTGCCTCGTGCCCAGGGGGTGGCTCCCTCCACCTCCGTCGTCGTCCTGGCCGATCCTGACTTCCGCGCTCCGCTCCAAGCGCCTCCCGCCGCCCCGGCGGACACGACGGAGCAGACGGAGCGCTCGGGCCTCGTGGCGCGCTTCTTCGCCACGCATCGCGCCGACCTGACGGAAGGCGCCTGGGTTCCGCTGCCCGGCACCCGTCGGGAAGCCGAGGCCATCCAGCGCCTCATTCCCCAGGCCCAGCTCTTCCTCGGAGCCGCGGCCACCAAGGAGCGGCTGCTGCACCTGCCCACTCCCGGCGTCCTCCACCTGGCCACCCACGGCTTCTTCCTCGAGGACGACACCGCTGTGTCCAAGGGCTCCCGCGCTGTCGGCCATTTCGGCGCGCTCGGCGAGAGCACTTCCTCCCGCCTCCCCCCCCATGCGCTCCTGCGCTCGGGGCTCGTCCTCGCGGGCGCGCGGGCGCCGGCGCAAGGTGCCGCCCGGCCCCGGCTGGACAGCGCCCTGGTCACGGCCTCGGAGATGGCCGGGCTCGACCTCTGGGGCACGCAACTGGTGGTCCTCTCCGCGTGCGACACGGGGCGCGGGGAGGTCAGGAAGGGCCAGGGCGTCTACGGCCTGCGGCGGGCCCTGATCGCCGCGGGGGCCGAGACGGTGGTCATGAGCCTGTGGCAGGTGAGTGACGGGACGACGAGCCAGCTCATGGAGACCTACTACCGCAACCTGCTCGAAGGGCAGGGCCGCGCCACCGCCCTGCGCGAGGCCATGCGCGCGCTCCGGAGCCGTCATCCGCACCCGCACTTCTGGGCGCCCTTCATCGTCCTGGGCCGGGACACGCCATTGAGCGGCCTGGCGCTGCCTCCCCAGCCGTCACCGAAGCCCTAG
- a CDS encoding alpha/beta hydrolase, whose translation MSNTKTSPTPPPFEPELARVLPTFAAFAPVNMTADQIEKYRAMPVPSIADQIGDRPVQCVDFTIPGYQGVDMVVSVISRKDHARPGPGIYHIHGGGMVMANRFAGALDLVAWAMKFDAVCVTVEYRRAPENPAPIPVEDCYAGLAWMAAHAEELLVDPERIIIFGGSAGGGLSAGTTLLARDREGPKLFGQLLQCPMIDDRNETVSSYQFQGIGIWDRISNLTGWTALLGDRRGTDDVSIYAAPARATDLSGLPPTFIDVGAAEVFRDEGVAYASAIWAAGGDAELHVWGGAFHGFSQMAPDAAVSRAANAAREAWLERLLSR comes from the coding sequence ATGAGCAACACGAAGACGAGCCCAACGCCGCCCCCGTTCGAGCCCGAGCTCGCCAGAGTCCTTCCGACGTTCGCCGCCTTCGCACCCGTCAACATGACAGCCGATCAGATCGAGAAATATCGTGCGATGCCCGTGCCTTCGATCGCCGATCAGATTGGTGACAGGCCGGTCCAGTGCGTCGACTTCACCATCCCCGGCTACCAGGGGGTGGACATGGTCGTCTCGGTGATCTCGCGAAAGGACCATGCCCGGCCGGGACCCGGCATCTATCACATCCACGGCGGCGGGATGGTCATGGCCAACCGTTTCGCGGGCGCCTTGGACCTGGTGGCGTGGGCGATGAAGTTCGACGCCGTGTGCGTCACGGTCGAATACCGACGGGCACCCGAGAACCCAGCTCCCATCCCGGTCGAGGACTGCTACGCGGGACTCGCGTGGATGGCCGCGCATGCCGAGGAGCTGTTGGTCGATCCGGAGCGGATCATCATCTTCGGCGGAAGCGCTGGGGGCGGCCTGTCCGCTGGCACCACCCTGTTGGCGCGCGACCGCGAGGGGCCGAAGCTGTTCGGACAGCTCCTCCAGTGCCCGATGATCGACGATCGGAACGAAACCGTCTCGTCGTACCAGTTCCAGGGGATCGGCATCTGGGATCGCATCAGCAACCTGACCGGCTGGACGGCCCTGCTCGGTGACCGGCGCGGAACGGACGACGTGTCTATCTATGCGGCCCCCGCTCGCGCGACCGATCTGAGCGGCCTGCCGCCCACCTTCATCGACGTGGGGGCGGCTGAAGTCTTCCGCGACGAGGGCGTTGCCTACGCGAGCGCGATCTGGGCAGCGGGCGGCGACGCGGAGCTCCACGTCTGGGGTGGCGCGTTCCACGGCTTCAGCCAGATGGCGCCAGATGCCGCCGTCTCCCGAGCGGCGAACGCGGCTCGCGAGGCATGGCTCGAACGGCTGCTGTCCCGGTAG
- a CDS encoding trifunctional serine/threonine-protein kinase/ATP-binding protein/sensor histidine kinase — protein MLDIPGYRVLGTIRATGSNALFQAVREADGLPVIIKTPMTASPGRTENERYRREFSILQRLRDVRGVARPYAYERLGERPLLLLERVQGQSLSESTGQPLEPSRFLSLALSLVATLGEVHGRNVIHKDIKPSNIILEPSGDARLIDFGVATLQKVEHLDAAPTHLVEGTLAYMSPEQTGRMNRVVDYRTDFYSLGVTFYELLTGHRPFQGKDALEWFHAHMAQKPRPPHELNPQVPPALSAVVLKLLAKVAEERYQSAEGLQADLEHCRQALSQGVREPFTLGSRDTPNRFQLPQRLYGREAQVSTLLEGFERVARTGRPELFLVSGYSGIGKSSVVNELHKPVVERRGFFLSGKFDQFQRDIPYATLAQILRGLVQQLLAGSDEEIGGWRQRVNQAWEGDGQALVELVPQLGVLVGPQPALQEVPPGEAQHRFYRVVRQFLSVFATLEHPMVVFLDDLQWADLASLQLLSRLLSQPETLPVSWIGAYRDNEVGSSHSLISVLEEVRKAGARMTDIRLEPLSVAQVEDLVADTLPGADREVVAPLSALVYEKTGGNPFFLLQLLVALHQDGLLRREPGVGWRWDAEGVRARGYSENIVDFMVGKLRQLPPATQHLLRLAACVGNVFSLHMLGTLAGLSAEGEVEQGIEPALQEGMLVRAGPAQYRFLHDRIQQAAHSLLSESERKAVHLRIGRLLLESLSQEQLRESLFDVVSQLNAGVDLMEEPAERHQLVQLNAEAGFKAKAAVALVPAITYFSAALALIPGDPWETDPELAFKLQFTRARCEFMHGNIAEARRRVEELAPRARTRADSVAVYILRMDVHFARGESQEGLSCIRECLALLGMPLSQNPTWEEAVAAHEEVWALLGERPIESLIELPLMTDPDVKLAVSTLLEFYPTAYATNHLLFIIILSRIVSLSIRHGFVDAATPGYGWFGFISGSYFKRYREGLAFSRLALGFVERYNLSAHRGRVLYCMQFCSYWTQPLPKAQEFVLNGFHHSLQVGDILAAAYSNWYIVYNRLFMGHHLDEVYRETLVRGEFLSKTGILDPQDYVLLDQRYVQHMRGNTHSFGTLNGDGFDEQAFEAQLPKRQATLKSNYWLAKLQSRFMSGAYAEAREAADKVSEFLWVIQGTLPQCVFHFYRALALAACFEGASPEEQRRFLEAIQSHQRQLAEWAGNCPENFHALEQLVSAELARLSGRSEEATCAYEEAIRSARENSATQYVALASELAANFWRTRKAPIVAHAFARESRAAYRQWGALGKVQQLESRWPHLSSSSDTQDALTTSSTDSTRIDALTVVKAQQAVSSEIVLERLVTTLLRAAIENAGAQRGALLLPDGDTLSVAAISDTSSEGATSELPWTLLSYVRRTQEHVLIGDASKPHPFSSDAYLTHSGARSVLCLPLLRQEQFSGALYLENNLATDAFNPARLALLGHIASQAAISIENARLYADVQRARAELHRANEELEQRVEERTRELTQAQARLVETAREVGMAEVASNVLHNVGNVLTSAVVNLEMMRKAVGSSRVGRLKQAATLILENRTGLADFLAEGARGSHLPGYLSALADELMLEQTRLMEDMDVMGRHIEHIRTIVQVQQTYARTTLMTEECDLAQLVDDALRIQMPALQRHGVSVRLERSPVPKVKVDKHKVLQILINLLSNAKHALDSKPEGQRNLWVRLRAEGPVARIQVEDDGMGIAPEVKGKLFSHGFTTRKDGHGFGLHSSALAAQLLKGRLTIDSEGPGKGAVTTLELPL, from the coding sequence ATGTTGGACATTCCGGGGTATCGGGTCCTTGGTACCATTCGAGCCACGGGCTCGAACGCTTTGTTTCAGGCGGTGCGTGAGGCCGATGGCCTGCCCGTCATCATCAAGACCCCGATGACGGCCTCGCCTGGTCGTACGGAGAACGAGCGATACCGGCGCGAGTTCTCCATCCTGCAGCGGCTGCGGGACGTGCGTGGCGTGGCCAGGCCCTATGCCTACGAACGACTCGGCGAGCGGCCCCTGTTACTGCTGGAGCGGGTGCAGGGCCAGTCCCTGTCCGAATCCACCGGCCAGCCCCTGGAGCCCTCCCGGTTCTTGAGCCTGGCCCTCTCCCTGGTCGCCACCCTGGGCGAGGTCCACGGCCGCAACGTCATCCACAAGGACATCAAACCCTCCAACATCATCTTGGAGCCCTCGGGAGACGCACGGCTCATCGACTTCGGGGTGGCCACGCTCCAGAAGGTGGAGCACCTGGACGCGGCTCCGACACACCTGGTGGAAGGCACTCTGGCCTACATGTCGCCGGAGCAGACGGGGCGGATGAACCGGGTGGTGGACTACCGCACGGACTTCTACTCCCTGGGTGTGACCTTCTACGAGCTGCTCACGGGGCATCGCCCCTTCCAGGGGAAGGACGCGCTCGAATGGTTCCACGCCCACATGGCGCAGAAGCCCCGGCCTCCGCACGAGCTGAACCCTCAGGTGCCCCCGGCCTTGTCCGCCGTCGTCCTCAAGCTGCTGGCGAAGGTGGCCGAGGAGCGCTACCAGAGCGCCGAGGGACTTCAGGCGGACCTGGAGCACTGCCGCCAGGCGCTGAGCCAGGGAGTGCGGGAGCCCTTCACGCTGGGTTCACGGGACACGCCCAACCGCTTCCAACTGCCGCAACGGCTCTACGGGCGTGAGGCGCAGGTGTCCACCCTGCTCGAGGGCTTCGAGCGGGTGGCGCGCACAGGCAGGCCGGAGCTGTTCCTCGTCAGCGGGTACTCGGGCATCGGCAAGTCCTCCGTGGTGAACGAGTTGCACAAGCCCGTGGTGGAGCGCCGCGGCTTCTTCCTGAGCGGCAAGTTCGACCAGTTCCAGCGGGACATTCCCTACGCCACCCTGGCCCAGATACTCCGGGGCCTGGTGCAGCAGTTGCTCGCGGGGAGCGATGAGGAGATTGGCGGGTGGCGCCAGCGGGTGAACCAGGCCTGGGAGGGCGACGGCCAGGCACTCGTGGAGCTGGTGCCCCAGCTGGGCGTGCTGGTGGGCCCACAGCCCGCGCTCCAGGAGGTGCCCCCTGGCGAGGCGCAGCACCGCTTCTACCGGGTGGTGCGCCAATTCCTCTCGGTGTTCGCCACCCTGGAGCACCCCATGGTGGTGTTCCTGGACGACCTGCAGTGGGCGGACCTCGCCAGCCTGCAGCTCCTCTCCCGACTGCTGTCGCAGCCGGAAACCCTCCCGGTGTCGTGGATTGGCGCCTACCGGGACAACGAGGTGGGTTCCTCCCACTCGCTCATCTCCGTGCTGGAAGAGGTGCGCAAAGCGGGCGCACGAATGACAGACATCCGCCTGGAGCCGCTGAGTGTGGCACAGGTGGAGGACCTGGTCGCCGACACGCTGCCGGGCGCGGACAGGGAGGTGGTCGCCCCCCTCTCGGCGCTGGTGTATGAGAAGACGGGGGGCAACCCCTTCTTCCTGCTGCAGTTGCTGGTGGCGCTCCACCAGGATGGCCTGCTGAGGCGTGAGCCCGGAGTCGGCTGGCGGTGGGATGCCGAAGGGGTGCGGGCCCGGGGCTACTCGGAGAACATCGTCGACTTCATGGTGGGCAAGCTGCGTCAGCTCCCCCCGGCCACGCAGCATCTGCTGCGACTGGCGGCGTGTGTGGGCAATGTCTTCTCCCTCCACATGTTGGGCACCCTCGCCGGCCTGTCCGCGGAAGGAGAGGTCGAGCAAGGTATCGAGCCCGCGCTCCAGGAAGGCATGCTGGTGCGCGCCGGCCCGGCGCAGTACCGCTTCCTCCATGACCGCATCCAGCAGGCGGCCCATTCCCTCCTCTCCGAGTCCGAGCGCAAGGCCGTCCACCTGCGCATCGGCCGGTTGCTGCTCGAGAGCCTCTCCCAGGAGCAACTGCGCGAGTCGCTCTTCGACGTGGTGAGCCAGCTCAACGCGGGCGTGGACCTGATGGAGGAGCCCGCCGAGCGCCACCAGCTCGTGCAGCTGAACGCGGAGGCGGGTTTCAAGGCCAAGGCCGCGGTGGCGCTCGTCCCCGCCATCACCTACTTCTCGGCGGCCCTCGCGCTCATCCCGGGAGACCCCTGGGAGACAGACCCCGAGCTGGCCTTCAAACTGCAATTCACCCGGGCTCGCTGTGAATTCATGCACGGCAACATCGCCGAGGCGCGCCGCCGGGTCGAGGAGCTCGCCCCCCGGGCTCGCACCCGTGCGGACTCCGTGGCCGTCTACATCCTGAGGATGGACGTCCACTTCGCCAGGGGTGAGAGCCAGGAGGGTCTGTCCTGCATACGGGAGTGTCTGGCATTGCTGGGCATGCCGCTTTCACAGAACCCCACCTGGGAGGAGGCGGTGGCCGCCCATGAGGAGGTGTGGGCCTTGCTGGGGGAGCGTCCCATCGAGAGCCTCATCGAACTGCCTCTCATGACGGATCCAGACGTGAAGCTGGCCGTCAGCACCCTCCTGGAGTTCTACCCCACCGCGTACGCCACCAACCACCTCCTCTTCATCATCATCCTGAGCAGGATTGTCTCCCTCTCCATCCGCCACGGTTTCGTGGATGCCGCCACGCCCGGATATGGCTGGTTCGGTTTCATCTCCGGCTCGTACTTCAAGCGGTACCGGGAAGGCCTTGCCTTCTCCAGGCTCGCCCTGGGGTTCGTCGAGCGATACAACCTGTCCGCCCACCGGGGCAGGGTTCTCTACTGCATGCAGTTCTGCAGCTACTGGACCCAGCCCCTCCCCAAGGCGCAGGAGTTCGTCCTCAATGGCTTCCACCACTCGCTTCAGGTGGGGGACATCCTGGCCGCCGCCTACAGCAACTGGTACATCGTCTACAACCGTCTCTTCATGGGGCATCACCTGGATGAGGTCTACCGGGAGACGCTCGTGCGCGGCGAGTTCTTGAGCAAGACGGGGATCCTGGATCCCCAGGACTATGTCCTGCTGGATCAGCGCTACGTGCAGCACATGCGCGGGAATACCCACTCGTTCGGCACGCTCAATGGGGACGGCTTCGATGAGCAGGCCTTCGAGGCTCAGCTTCCCAAACGCCAGGCGACCCTGAAGAGCAACTATTGGCTCGCCAAGCTCCAGTCGCGATTCATGAGCGGTGCCTACGCGGAGGCCCGGGAGGCAGCGGACAAGGTGTCCGAGTTCCTGTGGGTCATCCAGGGCACACTCCCTCAGTGCGTCTTCCACTTCTACCGCGCCCTGGCCCTGGCGGCGTGCTTCGAGGGGGCCTCACCCGAGGAGCAGCGGCGGTTCCTCGAGGCCATCCAGTCGCACCAGCGGCAGCTCGCGGAGTGGGCGGGCAATTGCCCCGAGAACTTCCACGCGCTCGAACAGCTGGTCTCCGCGGAGCTGGCCCGCCTGTCGGGACGGTCCGAGGAGGCCACGTGCGCTTATGAGGAAGCCATCCGCTCGGCGAGGGAGAACAGTGCCACCCAGTACGTGGCACTGGCCAGCGAGCTCGCCGCGAACTTCTGGCGCACCCGGAAGGCGCCCATCGTCGCGCATGCCTTCGCACGTGAGTCCCGGGCGGCGTACCGGCAGTGGGGTGCCCTGGGCAAGGTCCAGCAGCTGGAGTCCCGCTGGCCACACCTCTCTTCTTCCTCGGACACCCAGGACGCTCTGACCACGAGCAGTACGGACTCGACCCGTATCGACGCGCTCACGGTCGTCAAGGCCCAGCAGGCCGTCTCCAGTGAGATCGTCCTGGAGCGTCTGGTCACCACGCTGCTGCGCGCGGCCATCGAGAACGCGGGCGCCCAGCGAGGCGCCCTGCTGCTGCCCGACGGCGACACCCTGTCGGTGGCCGCCATCTCCGATACTTCGTCGGAGGGAGCGACCTCCGAGCTCCCGTGGACGCTCCTCTCCTATGTCCGGCGCACCCAGGAGCACGTGCTCATCGGCGATGCCTCCAAGCCCCATCCCTTCTCGTCCGATGCGTACCTGACACACAGCGGAGCGCGCTCGGTGTTGTGCCTGCCCCTGTTGAGGCAGGAGCAGTTCTCCGGGGCGCTCTACCTGGAGAACAACCTGGCCACCGACGCCTTCAACCCCGCGCGGCTGGCGCTCCTGGGTCACATTGCCTCCCAGGCCGCCATCTCCATCGAGAATGCCCGGCTCTATGCCGACGTGCAGCGCGCCAGGGCGGAGCTACACCGGGCCAATGAGGAGCTGGAGCAGCGGGTGGAGGAGCGCACGCGCGAGCTCACGCAGGCGCAGGCCCGCCTGGTGGAGACCGCTCGCGAGGTGGGCATGGCCGAGGTGGCCTCCAACGTCCTGCACAACGTGGGCAATGTGCTCACCAGCGCCGTCGTCAACCTGGAGATGATGCGTAAAGCCGTGGGCTCCTCTCGCGTGGGCCGGCTGAAGCAGGCCGCGACCCTGATACTGGAGAACCGGACCGGCCTGGCGGACTTCCTCGCCGAGGGCGCTCGCGGCAGCCACCTGCCGGGCTACCTCTCCGCCCTGGCTGATGAGTTGATGCTCGAGCAGACCCGCCTCATGGAGGACATGGATGTCATGGGGCGACACATCGAGCACATCCGCACCATCGTCCAGGTTCAGCAGACGTACGCCAGGACCACGCTCATGACGGAGGAGTGCGACCTGGCCCAGCTCGTCGACGATGCCCTGCGCATCCAGATGCCCGCCCTGCAGCGCCACGGTGTGTCCGTCCGCCTCGAACGCTCTCCCGTCCCCAAGGTGAAGGTGGACAAGCACAAGGTGCTGCAGATCCTCATCAACCTGCTCAGCAATGCCAAACACGCGTTGGACTCGAAACCCGAGGGGCAGCGCAACCTGTGGGTGAGGCTGAGAGCGGAAGGGCCGGTGGCGCGCATCCAGGTGGAGGATGATGGGATGGGAATCGCTCCAGAGGTGAAAGGGAAACTGTTCTCCCACGGCTTCACCACCCGCAAGGACGGCCACGGCTTCGGCCTGCACTCCAGCGCCCTGGCGGCACAGCTCCTCAAAGGCCGCCTGACCATCGACAGCGAGGGACCGGGTAAGGGCGCCGTGACCACCCTGGAGCTTCCTCTTTAG
- a CDS encoding helix-turn-helix domain-containing protein, protein MTLPSRPVGELLRTWRQRRSLSQLDLACRADVSARHVSFLETGRSKPSREMLLHLAEELDIPLRERNSLLVAAGFAPAYSEESLDAPALRAAREAVDLVLTGHEPYPALAVDRHWTLIAANRAIGMLLAEVSPELLRPPVNVLRLSLHPEGLGGNIVNLEQWRAHVLSRLQRQIDVSADETLAALHEELRGDAAHGGAPPTGGPSRERDFAGVVVPMRLRTRYGVLSFFSTTTVFGTPLDITLSELAIESFFPADRPTAELLRRIAESGAGTDA, encoded by the coding sequence ATGACGCTCCCAAGCCGCCCCGTCGGAGAGCTGCTGCGCACCTGGCGCCAGCGGCGCTCTCTCAGCCAGCTCGACCTCGCCTGCCGCGCGGACGTCTCCGCCCGGCACGTCAGTTTCCTCGAGACCGGCCGCTCGAAGCCGAGCCGGGAGATGCTGCTCCACCTCGCGGAGGAGCTCGACATTCCCTTGCGTGAGCGCAACTCGCTGCTGGTCGCCGCCGGATTCGCTCCCGCCTATTCCGAGGAGAGCCTCGACGCCCCCGCCCTCCGGGCCGCACGGGAGGCGGTCGACCTCGTCCTCACCGGGCACGAGCCCTATCCGGCCCTGGCCGTGGACCGGCACTGGACCCTGATCGCCGCCAACCGAGCCATCGGCATGCTCCTCGCCGAGGTCTCGCCCGAGCTGCTCCGGCCTCCCGTCAACGTCCTCCGGCTCAGCCTGCACCCGGAGGGGCTTGGCGGGAACATCGTCAATCTGGAACAGTGGCGGGCCCACGTGCTCTCGCGGCTCCAGCGGCAGATCGATGTCTCCGCCGATGAGACGCTCGCCGCGCTCCACGAGGAGCTCCGCGGAGATGCCGCCCATGGCGGAGCTCCTCCGACCGGCGGGCCTTCACGAGAGCGGGACTTCGCGGGGGTGGTCGTCCCGATGCGCTTGAGGACCCGGTACGGTGTGCTGTCGTTCTTCAGCACCACGACCGTCTTCGGTACCCCTCTCGACATCACACTCTCGGAGCTGGCGATCGAGTCCTTCTTCCCCGCGGATCGGCCGACCGCCGAGCTGCTGCGGCGGATCGCCGAGAGTGGTGCGGGCACCGACGCGTGA